A genomic stretch from Vulpes lagopus strain Blue_001 chromosome 11, ASM1834538v1, whole genome shotgun sequence includes:
- the SLC26A9 gene encoding solute carrier family 26 member 9: MSQPRPRYVVDRAAYSLTLFDDEFEKKERTYPLGEKLRNAFRCSSAKIKAAVFGLLPVLSWLPKYKIKNYIIPDLLGGLSGGSIQVPQGMAFALLANLPAVNGLYSSFFPLLTYFFLGGIHQMVPGTFAVISILVGNICLQLAPESKFSIFNNVTNESYVDTAAMEAERLHVSATLACLTAIIQMGLGFMQFGFVAIYLSESFIRGFMTAAGLQILISVLKYIFGLTIPSYAGPGSIVFTFIDICKNLPQTNIASLIFAIISGILLVLVKELNARYMHKIRFPIPTEMIVVVVATAISGGCKMPQKYHMQIVGEIQHGFPTPVSPVVSQWKDMMGTAFSLAIVGYVINLAVGRTLASKHGYDVDSNQEMIALGCSNFFGSFFKIHVICCALSVTLAVDGAGGKSQVASLCVSLVVMITMLVLGSYLYPLPKSVLGALIAVNLKNSLKQLADPYYLWKKSKLDCCVWVVSFLSSFFLSLPYGVAVGVAFSALVVVFQTQFRNGYALAQVMDTDIYVNPKTYNMVREIEGVKIVTYCSPLYFANSEIFRQKIIAKTGVDPQKVLLAKQKYLRKQEKGKLMPTQQRKSLFMKTKTVSLQELQQDFENASPTDPNNNQTPANGASVSYITFSPDSSPAAHCEAPASVETPSEPSEMLASVPPFVTFHTIILDMSGVSFVDLMGIKALGKLSSTYGKIGVNVFLVNIHAQVYNDISHGGVFEEGCLERNHVFPSIHDAVLFAQANAREVAPGRDFQGAPSDPELSLYDLEEDSPSYWDLEQEMFGSMFHAETLTAL, translated from the exons ATGAGCCAGCCCAGGCCCCGCTACGTGGTAGACAGAGCTGCATACTCTCTCACCCTCTTTGATGATGAGTTTGAGAAGAAGGAGCGGACGTACCCACTGGGAGAGAAACTTCGCAATGCCTTCAG ATGTTCTTCAGCCAAGATCAAAGCTGCAGTGTTTGGGCTGCTTCCGGTGCTCTCCTGGCTCCCCAAGTATAAGATCAAAAACTACATTATCCCCGATCTGCTGGGTGGACTCAGTGGTGGATCCATCCAGGTCCCACAAG GCATGGCATTTGCTCTGCTGGCCAACCTTCCTGCCGTCAACGGTCTCTactcctctttcttccccctcctcaccTACTTCTTCCTGGGGGGTATCCACCAGATGGTGCCAG GTACCTTTGCCGTTATCAGCATCCTGGTGGGTAACATCTGTCTGCAGCTGGCCCCAGAGTCCAAATTCTCAATCTTCAACAATGTCACTAACGAGAGCTACGTGGACACAGCGGCCATGGAGGCCGAAAGGCTGCATGTGTCAGCAACACTGGCCTGCCTGACCGCCATCATCCAG ATGGGCCTGGGCTTCATGCAGTTTGGCTTTGTGGCCATCTACCTCTCGGAGTCCTTCATCCGGGGCTTCATGACAGCAGCCGGCCTGCAGATCCTGATCTCAGTGCTCAAGTACATCTTTGGACTGACCATCCCTTCCTACGCAGGCCCGGGGTCCATTGTCTTT ACCTTCATTGACATTTGCAAAAACCTCCCCCAAACCAACATCGCCTCGCTCATCTTTGCCATCATCAGTGGCATCTTACTGGTGCTGGTGAAGGAACTCAATGCTCGCTACATGCACAAGATCCGCTTTCCCATCCCTACAGAGATGATTGTG GTGGTGGTGGCAACAGCTATCTCTGGGGGCTGTAAGATGCCTCAAAAGTATCACATGCAGATCGTGGGAGAGATCCAACATGG GTTCCCCACTCCGGTGTCGCCTGTGGTTTCACAGTGGAAGGACATGATGGGCACTGCCTTCTCACTGGCCATCGTGGGCTATGTCATCAACCTGGCTGTAGGCCGGACCCTGGCCAGCAAGCATGGCTATGATGTGGATTCTAACCAG GAGATGATTGCCCtgggctgcagcaacttctttggCTCCTTCTTTAAAATCCACGTCAtttgctgtgctctctctgtcactctggCTGTAGATGGAGCTGGAGGCAAGTCCCAG GTGGCAAGCCTGTGTGTGTCGCTGGTAGTGATGATCACCATGCTGGTCCTGGGATCCTATCTGTACCCTCTCCCCAAG TCTGTGCTAGGAGCCCTGATAGCCGTCAACCTCAAGAACTCTCTCAAGCAACTCGCTGACCCCTACTACCTGTGGAAGAAGAGCAAGCTGGACTGT TGTGTCTGGGTGGTGAGCTTCCTCTCCTCGTTCTTCCTGAGCCTGCCATATGGGGTGGCCGTGGGCGTTGCCTTCTCCGCCCTGGTTGTGGTCTTCCAGACTCAGTT tcgAAATGGCTAtgctttggcccaggtcatggaCACTGACATTTATGTTAATCCCAAGACCTATAATATG GTCCGGGAAATCGAGGGGGTTAAGATTGTCACTTACTGCTCCCCTCTCTACTTTGCCAATTCAGAGATCTTCAGGCAAAAGATCATTGCCAAG ACAGGTGTAGACCCTCAGAAAGTACTGCTGGCCAAGCAAAAATACCTCAGGAAGCAGGAGAAGGGGAAGCTGATGCCCACACAACAGAGGAAGTCTCTGTTTATGAAAACCAAG ACTGTCTCCCTCCAGGAGCTCCAGCAGGACTTTGAGAACGCCTCCCCGACTGACCCCAACAACAACCAGACTCCTGCTAATGGCGCCAGCGTATCCTACATCACCTTCAGCCCTGACAGCTCCCCAGCTGCGCATTGTGAGGCACCAGCCTCTGTTGAGACCCCCAGTGAGCCCAGTGAGATGCTGGCCAGCGTCCCACCCTTTGTCACCTTCCACACCATCATCCTTGATATGAGTGGGGTCAGTTTTGTGGACTTGATGGGCATCAAAGCCCTAGGCAAG CTGAGCTCCACCTACGGGAAGATCGGTGTGAACGTCTTCTTGGTGAACATCCACG CCCAGGTGTACAACGACATCAGCCACGGTGGTGTCTTTGAAGAAGGGTGTCTAGAGCGCAATCATGTCTTTCCCAGCATACACGATGCTGTCCTCTTTGCCCAGGCAAATGCCAGAGAAGTGGCCCCAGGACGTGACTTCCAAGGG GCTCCATCGGACCCCGAGCTGTCCTTATATGATTTGGAGGAGGACAGCCCCAGCTACTGGGACTTAGAGCAG GAGATGTTCGGGAGTATGTTTCACGCAGAGACCCTGACTGCCCTGTGA